The genomic window ACCAACGACTTCTACCAGCAGCCCCGCTGGCGCCCCGACAACCGCTCCATCGTCGTCGTGACGCTGCAGCCGGCCGGCAAAATGCTGGAAAGCATCGACACCGAAACCGGCCAGCACCAGACGCTCGTGCCGGCCGCCAACGTCAACCTGAGCCACCCCCAGCCCTGGGGCGACTATGTGCTCTTTAACTCCCCGCAGTCGGGCATCGACAACGTGTACGCCGTGGATACCCGCTCGGGGCAGGTGCGGCAGGTTACGGCCCGGCCCCTGGGCGCCTACCACGCCGCCGTGTCGCCCGATGGCCGCCACCTGGCTTTCCACGACTTCCGGGCCGAAGGCGCGCAGGTGGTCGAAATGCCCTTGCAGCCCGAGCTCTGGCCCGTGGCGGCTCCGGCGCCGGCCCGGCCCGCGGCCTACACCGACCCGCTGCTGAGCCAGGAGCCCGGCACCCGCACCATCGGCACGGTGCTGCCCGATTCGAGCGTGAGTGCGGCTACGCCCCTGGCCGTGACGCCCTACCACCGCCTGAGTCACGCCTTCAACACCTTTAGCTGGGGCATTATTCAGGCGCCCACCGGGCAGGCCTTCAGTGTGGGCGTCCGGTCCCAGGATTTGCTCAACACCACCCAGGCCGTGGTGGCCGCCGGCTACGACGGCGTGGAGCGCACGGCCAACGTGTCGGCCAACGTGAGCTACCAGGGTTTGTATCCGGTGCTGGATGCGGGCTTTCAGCGCGGGGGGCGCCACCTGACCCGGGACGGCGCCACCGACAGCTGGACCTATAACCGTTTCACGGCCGGGGCCCGGCTGCCGTTCAACCTGACCCGCTCCAAGTACCAGCAGGCCCTTACGCTGGGCGCCTACTACAGCGGCGAGCTGGTGCAGGGCTACAACTTGCCAACGCGCCGCATCACCGAAGTCGGGTTTGGGCGCAGCCTGCACGCTCTGAACGGTACGCTGGCATACTCCCACGTGCTCAAGCAGAGTAAGCGCGACGTGGCCCCGCGCTGGGGGCAGGCCCTGACGGCTTCCTGGCGCGACACGCCCTTTAGCACCGGCCTGCAGGCCCGGCAGTGGGCCGCGTTTGGTAGCCTGTATCTGCCCGGGGCGGGCAAGCACCACTCGCTGCGCCTGCGCGCCGGCTACCAGCAGCAGGACCGGGACCCGAACCCCCAGAAGAGGTACGATTTCAGCCCGGCCGTATTCTACCCCCGCGGCGAAGGTTACGTGAGCTTCAACAAGCTGCTCGTGAGCAGCGTGGAGTACCGCCTGCCCCTGGCCGATACCGACTGGGAGCTGGGCCGGGTGCTTTACGTGCAGCGCGTCAAGGCCATGGGCTTCTTCGACGCCGCCGTGGGCCGCAGCACTGGCGCTAGTGCTTACCAGACGGCTGGCCGCACGGCCGGCCTCGACGTGACGTTCGTCTTTAACCCGCTGCGCCTGCGCACCCCGCTCGAAGCTGGGTTCCGCACTATCTACAACGTGCGCACCGGGGTGTGGCAGGTGCAGCCCCTGGTGCTGGATATCGGCTTCTGATTTTTTTGGTGGTTGTTATGGTGTTGATTGATAGTTGTTTGATGACGCGCTGAGCCGTTGAAAACACCAAGCTCAACAAAGAAATATTCTGGTTCTGAAATCCGGTGGGGAAAGGGGCTGCGTAAGTGCCCGCAGTTCCGACCCCAACCTTTTTCTGCAAAACGAACCATGAAAAAAAATCTGTTTTCCCTCGCCCTCGTTGCCCTGCTGGGCGCTGCCAGTGTTCAGTCGGCTTCGGCCCAGGCCAAGATGACGCCCGCCGGTACGGTGATGGTCGGCGGTGAAGCCATGTACGCCAACAAGAACATCGTGGAAAACGCGGTGAACTCGAAGGACCACACCACGCTGGTAGCCGCCGTAAAAGCCGCTGGCCTCGTCGAAACCCTGCAGGGTAAAGGCCCCTTCACCGTATTTGCCCCCACCAACGCCGCCTTCAACGCCCTGCCCGCTGGCACCGTCGAAACCCTGGTAAAGCCCGAGAACAAGGCTACGCTGACCAAAATTCTGACTTACCACGTGGTAGCCGGCAACATGACGGCCGAGAAAATCATGGCTGCCATCAAAGCCGGTAAAGGCACGGCTACGCTCAAAACCGTAAGCGGCGGCACCCTGTACGCCACCATGAACGGCCCGAAAAACGTAGTCCTGACCGATGAGAAAGGCAACGTATCCTGCATTTCGACCTACGACGTGATTCAGAGCAACGGCGTGATTCACGTAATCGACAAAGTATTGATGCCCAAAGGCTAAGTCACGTAAGGAAGTCTCCTTACGACTGGTAGATTTCCTCCTCGAAAAAGCCCGGCTCCTTGAGCCGGGCTTTTTTATTGCGGTAAGCGCACCGAAGCCGGCCGCGCTTCAGCTGCCCTGTTGTTTATTCTGCTGGCCCGCGTCTGTCATCCTGAGCTTGCGAAGGGCCTTCCTCACCTACCCCAGTGAAGTTTCTGCCAACGTAAAAAGCCTTTTCCACGCAGGCAGGAAGAGGCTTTTTACATTTACTCAGGCTTGTCACAAAGGCGAGGCAGGTCCCGCGTTCTGCTCAGGATGACAGACGCGGGCCAGCAGAATAAACAACAGCACAGACCAAACAACGGCAGTGCCCACCTCAGATTTCCAGCGCCGCGTCGCCGCCCACGGGGTAGCCGGTGCAGGTCAAAACCAGGCCGCGGGCGGTTTCCCGGTCGGTTAGTACTTCGTTGTTGGCCATCCAGACGGTGCCGGCGGTGCAGCGGGCGGCGCAGTTGCCGCACTGCCCGGCCTCGCAGCTGTAGGGCAGCACCAGACCCTGCTGTTTGGCCGCCTGCAGAATGGTTTGCGGG from Hymenobacter chitinivorans DSM 11115 includes these protein-coding regions:
- a CDS encoding TolB-like translocation protein; the protein is MHKYLLAALAATLRFLPAQAQPALPVLPQNPAALRWQQVRTPHFQVLFPENFAAQAQRTALRLEQVYGPVSASLEKEPRPITVVLQNQTTVGNGFVTLIPRHSEFFTTPPQDPFLAGTLGWLDLLAVHEDRHVVQYEKGQQGLGRLAYQLFGYAGLGTVALGIPDWFWEGDAVGTETLLTRSGRGRIPYFDLGLRANLLAGRHFSYSKAVAGSFRDNVPNHYVLGYFMTTNFKRRRGPTAWSDVLNRYYRFPIYPFSFSDKLRLSAGGQLRTDDLYARTMTELDSLWRARQQELKLTPVTPFQTKTEPGVFTEYQYPQYVDDNTVLAVKSGLGDISQLVLLRRDAPEKRVFVQGLFNNPEMLSVGGGKACWPEFRPGVRWGQQVYSDLRVLDLQSGQLTRLTSRQRYTNAALSPDGRLILAVRATTDYQNQLVVLDAATGQEKRVLPNPTNDFYQQPRWRPDNRSIVVVTLQPAGKMLESIDTETGQHQTLVPAANVNLSHPQPWGDYVLFNSPQSGIDNVYAVDTRSGQVRQVTARPLGAYHAAVSPDGRHLAFHDFRAEGAQVVEMPLQPELWPVAAPAPARPAAYTDPLLSQEPGTRTIGTVLPDSSVSAATPLAVTPYHRLSHAFNTFSWGIIQAPTGQAFSVGVRSQDLLNTTQAVVAAGYDGVERTANVSANVSYQGLYPVLDAGFQRGGRHLTRDGATDSWTYNRFTAGARLPFNLTRSKYQQALTLGAYYSGELVQGYNLPTRRITEVGFGRSLHALNGTLAYSHVLKQSKRDVAPRWGQALTASWRDTPFSTGLQARQWAAFGSLYLPGAGKHHSLRLRAGYQQQDRDPNPQKRYDFSPAVFYPRGEGYVSFNKLLVSSVEYRLPLADTDWELGRVLYVQRVKAMGFFDAAVGRSTGASAYQTAGRTAGLDVTFVFNPLRLRTPLEAGFRTIYNVRTGVWQVQPLVLDIGF
- a CDS encoding fasciclin domain-containing protein, producing the protein MKKNLFSLALVALLGAASVQSASAQAKMTPAGTVMVGGEAMYANKNIVENAVNSKDHTTLVAAVKAAGLVETLQGKGPFTVFAPTNAAFNALPAGTVETLVKPENKATLTKILTYHVVAGNMTAEKIMAAIKAGKGTATLKTVSGGTLYATMNGPKNVVLTDEKGNVSCISTYDVIQSNGVIHVIDKVLMPKG